The sequence CCTCCAGTACTTGTGCCCACTATACTCTTATGTTTAACTGCTTCTTCTTTGTCTAATTTGAAAGAGCCAGACTCCTTACCACCCTCATCATCAATAAGATCATCTTCGAAACCTGATGGGTCATCATCCTCATCAACTTCCCccatctcatcatcatcatcctctgaCAAGCCAAAATCAAACTTTTTCACTCCCCTAGCACCAGAATCACCAAAGCCAACCACATCATCGTCGCCATCGTCATCCAAATCACTTTCCCTCCCTCTTCTCTGCGACACACCAGACATCCTTCCACCACGACCACGTCTTCCCCTCGAGGATTCAAATCCAATGTCATGATCATCATAATTATCATCCAAATCACTATACCTCCCTGCCCTCCTCGACACACCCAAATCACTCCTTTTCCCGCCTTGACGTGGTCCAACACTCTCTGCCCTTCCCCCTTTTCTGCCACCTCGATGCTGCATTCTGTCGGAACAGCCAAACCCATCATCATCGTCCTCCTCACTTCCATcactccctcttcctcttctctgtGAGAAACCAGACATCCTTCCACCACGACCCTGTCTTCCCCTCGAAGGCCCaaatccagcagcagcatcaccaTCATCCAAATCACTGTACCTCTCTCCCCTCCGCGCCATACCTGACCCTCTCCCACCGCGACCTCGCTGCCCCCTAGGAGACCTAAACCCGGCCTCGTCATCAAACCCatttcccctccctcctctcatcACAAGCCCGGACGACCTCCCACCCCGCCCCCGCCTTCCCCTCGTGGAACCAAACCCGGaatcatcctcatcatcatccagGTCACTACTCATTACCCTCCCCCTCCGCTCGAAGCCGCCGCGCCTACCGCCACCGAACTCACCGCCGCCAAACCTCGACCTCGAGAACGAACCCCTCGAGTCCCGCCCGCCCCGGCCGCCCCtggaggcgccggcgggggcccTGCGGGTGGATGGCGCGTCGCCTTCGTCGCTGCTGCTAACCCCGAGGTGGAACGAATCGGTCTTGAGGTCGCTGATCCAGTCGCTGAGGTGCGCCTCGTCCTCCACCAGGCTCTTAGCGGCGCCGGCCACGGAACGGCCGCGGGAGGAGAAGAGGCGCGGGGAGAAGAGCCCGGCGGCGCCATTTCGGGGTGGGGCGTGGttgaggtggaggagggggtcCGCGCGCTGGGAtgcggcggaggtggaagcggcggcgcggcggagaagggcgaggaggtggtggtggcgccgcatggcggcgggcggaggcggcgtgtTAGGGTTTAAGGTGAGAAAGCCGGAATTGTCAGGGGTTTTAGGCCCAGGCTCTACCGCTCTAGGAAGGAGATGGTCACTTGCGCAAGAGCTCTTGTGAACCGTTCGATCCAGGTTGATTACGGTTCAGATTTGTCAGACTCCCTTTGAATCTCTGCTCATTGCTCAACTGAATCAGGTGTTCATCATCTGGAATCACATTGCCGAAAAACTTTGCGGTCCCAAGAATACGACACAGATTTCATTCATTGCCAAAATGTTTGCAAAGATTATTTGTTTTGTCAAATTCGATAAATTTTCCTACATTCAGCCAAATAACAAACATACAATTCCGATAGCCAATTCTGTTGTGCCAATTTCTCCATAAGATGCCAGGATGCGAACAATCCTTCCAAAAATTGAGAACTTTCTATATGGTTTGACTGAAAATTCACAAATTTAAAATTCAGGTTTTTAATATATGGCGTTATGTACATATTGCAATCTAGCACCAGAACAGGGAACACCAAGAAGGATAGAAACAGCTGTTTATATGGAAACCGGAACCATTTCGCATCCAAGAACCACCACAAAGCAAACAACATATGAAGTGCAGAATGCTTCTGTGAAGCTGGTAAAAAGTTACTGAAGAAATTTCATTCGAGCTCATACTCATCGTTTGGGTGTTTTCTTTCCTACAGAATAAAAGAATGAATCCTCAAATCTGTCAGGGTTGCTCATGTCTTGCAGCAGCCGCACATATCGGCAAAAGCAACTATGTTTTATGGATTTTTTGGGCATAACGCCATACAAAATTGTACTACCGTCAGATGAAAAACTGTCTAAACCGACTACTTGTTATGGTGAAATTGCACGACGACACATGTGATGTTGTCTGCGCTGTGCCTGGAGTAGGCAATTTCCGTCAGCTTCACAGCCGCAGCCTGAGGTCCATCTTCTGCTTTCAGAAGAGCAACAGCATCCTTGTTGACAAACAATGTAAACCCTGATTAGCAATCGAGAAAATATAACCCTACGCTAATATGAAAAAGACCTTGTTCACTGTGAACATTCTTCTTGTGTGTGACCATTTGAGACAGGATACACTGGGTAGCATGTCAATAACTGTTAGGGAGGCTTTGCATGAAGAGATTGGTCAAGTTCACTGAGAACAGAGCAACCCTTCTAAATTATACCAGTAGCTATTGTACTGTGATGGTTTCCTTCTTTGACTACAGAACCAACAGGTTGCCATAGTTGGTTGTTAGAAGCTGGAATTCAAGGAGATACCTCATTTCGCACAACATCCCAAAGACCATCAGTAGCAAGAATTAGATATTCCAAATCACTGTTGACATCTTCTTCCTGCATTTCATAGATGTAACCAAAGGTTAATTTTCCATTGGACTTATCTGACATAAGAAATCAAATTGCTAAAAAAGAACTTCTCAGAAGACTATAATCCTACTCAAGTCAAGAACATCAAGAAAATTTCAAATGGACTAATCATGAGCTTCAAATACTTGAGAACCTAAACTCTAGAATATCACTTCCAGACTTCAGTGAAGTCCTACTGACAGCTTAAGATTTATGCCCTTTTTCACAAGATATAAACCTAAAAGGAGAGAAATCTATCGTTCACACCTCATTGTAGCATGATAAGCAGAAACCATGACCGTCTTCTTAGTTATTCTAGTTCCCGAGTATTTTGAATGTCTAGATGTGTTAAGACTGCGATGCCTATCTCTCCAGAAATAGCTAACACTTGCCAAGTAGTCCCGTGTGACAAATTTCATTAGGAGAAACCATGCTAGCATGCTCCAACCTTTCCCTTGCCACGGAAAACCAGTAAAGGGAAAAGGTTCCCTTCCATGAATAGAGTCCTTTACTTTTTTCCCACATACCACGCAAATCCACTAAAAGatccaaaaaaaatgaaaaatttaaaCAAACTTCTTCTCAAGAAAAACTCTGGGCTTCACATCTTATTTCAGTAATACCCAATTTTTATGGTTATTGCAACAACATTAATACTCACTCATGTTACAAATAACATAACGATACATTGATACAAAGGTACATCTGTAAATCAAAGAATCAAGGATGAACTAGTATAAGATGTTTTTTAGCTTGTTAAGTAGCTTGATTTATCCTATTAGCGGATCCAGTTGTAAGAGACTAAGACCAACCACAAGAACACTTGCCTAGGTATCAATGGACTGCCGAACTACTAAAAGTTTTGATTAGACTTCAAATGGATACCTGAATGTCAGGTTCGGCTATCACATATTCCTTCAACATACGATTGCCAAATGCACGGGACATTGCCAGAATGCCACCAACCCTCCATGTATCTGCAGAAGTGCTACTTTCAAATGAAGAATTACAGCAACCACTTGATACTTATGAAGCACCATCAACCATCTGAGTACTTGAAAAACAGGAAAAACAAGTATAGACACAAGCAAATGATGCCCCATTAAACTAATGTAATGTCCTCACGTATCATATATCAGACTTGCTTAAAACTGGAGGGCTTGAGGTTCAGGCTAAATATTTTGTTTTTATCCAATTATAAGCAGGCTTAAATACAAAAAGAGTGTTCTGAGGATTAAAAAGGCTTACCATCCCATATAACAACACCTCCAGCATCCTCAATTCGCTTTCGTTCATCTTTCCTGTTTGGTTTGTGATCTTTTGACAGTGGGACAGCTATAGAGCACAGAAATATATGTCAAGTTTAACATATTCTTCACACATAACAAATAAACCAAAGAATAATCGACATTGACAGACTCTAAAGTCATTGGAAGCTTATCAAGGCAAAATAGCAATATAATGAAGTAGTGTTGcattgataaaattttattccAGCACAGCTTATATTCATTAATCATGTGAATAGAAATAAGAGCAACTCCCCTTGGTGACTGAAGCTCAGCAGAGTACTGGTTCAATTGATTATGCTCAGGTATAATATACAAAAACTGGTAAAACAAATATCCCCTCCGTTTGTAAAAGTATGACATTTGGGACAAGCTAATTAGAACATCCAATTCAAAAGGCAGAGGGAGAATAATGACAAACTGGGTATTAATTTTCAAATATGAGAAAAGTCGATGCTGTACGTTTTGGTCTTTTCTTTCTTGCCGCCACTTTACCTTTGCTGGCTTTTGAAGCAACAGCACGTGAATCACCAACATTTGCTACATATAGACGCTTGCCAATCAGAACAGCAGCCAAAGCTGTTGAGCCATCATCTCTAAATGAACTAGATATTGTTTCTAAGATATCTCCATCAGTTTCAAGGAATGTTCTGCCTGTGTTTTGCAAAGTAACCATAAACAATAAGAATATCAGAGTAGCAGCATTTGAAAAGGAAAACAGATGAAAAGACACCACCAAACAGAAGGTAAAACACATTACTTATTGCAAGCTTTGTGTCTGTCAGAAAGTCAGGTTGCTTCATAAGGTTTTGGAAAAGATTATCCTTCAGATATTCAGCAGCAAGGTTTCCTCCATGACCTAGTGGACCAAGGCATCAACTAAATATGATGCCCTAGGAGTTGCGAAGCAATGAAGGCAAGAGTGAAAATGGTACCATCAAATACGCCAAACAGGTTAACTGGCTGTCCATCAACTTTAGTTAATTTAATGGCATAGCAGTCCTCCATAGTAGGTCTCCGTCCTATATAGCTTGAATATCCACAGGTTACTTTACCATCCTCACTGCCAACAAAGTTAATGACCTAACGTTAATCAATTTAGTGCATGAAACTTTAGTAAATTGGAGAAATTTGAGCTGTTAACACAAAGGTGGTATTGCAAAAACAATGTAACTACTTAAACTCTTAAAGCCAGCAACCAAAAATTATATATTGAAGACTAATAGCTAAAACTAGATATATCCATTTATCATGCCACCAGCATCACAAAACGAGACATCTGTAAAATATTTAGTCGCACAACCACAACAGCATGTCAGTGAGCTCTCAAGCTTCCAATAACAAAAATGTGTTAGTAAGATGAATATTTGATGGAAAAGACCAAGGACATGCCATGGTTTGCATCTTACTGCCCGTCAAGCAAATCAATCTGAATTAATAATATCCTCCTGTAACTTCACGAACATAGGCAATTTAGGCACCACAACACTTATCTATCAAGTAAACGTTTATCCACTGATCCACGAACACGACTCACGACACGAGCACACATGGATAACATAACACTGATTAATTCGAATTTAGGAATAAAGATAGACGGTGACGTTTTATTAACCCATCAATTGGCGCGATTATTGCGGCTGCATTGCCCACCTCTCGAATCCGCCGCTGACCCAGCCCTTGcgccccgccgcagccgccacgccgcgcagcgaccccgcctgccgcgccgccgaggccgccgaggAACGGgaaggcgaggagcggcggggccccgccgccgccgccctgccacCGGAGGGCCCCGCGCGGAACCCGCGCCAGCCGGCGTCCCACCGCTGGCCGCAGGAGCGCACGCGGCGCCCGCCCGCTGCCGCAATGCCGACCAGGCCCCGCAGGGCGGTGGCCCGTGCCATGGTACCCAGCGCGCGACGGATGCCGTCGGCCCAGCGGCGCCGGCCTTCGCGTTCGGGAGCgggagggggcgggggcgggcctGAGGCTGGAAACCCTGTGCACGGGACGGCGAAAACGAGCCACCGGTTATTACGAATTGATTGATCGATGGCAGGCTGCGAAAGGAAAAAAGGAGTTTGTTTGTCTGGCTTGGGGAGGGAGCTTATCCGTCCGCTGCACAAGCTTTGTTTGGTTCGTTACGTGAGGACATACCGCATCCATAATCAGCATAGTCTATTCTTTTGCTCCAAAATATTAGTTAACTCTCATGATTGCGTCATCGTGAATGCTCAGTGGTGGCATCTCTTTCTTAGGACATGGCCCGTGTCCTCTTCCTCCTATCCAGAGTAAGGTACATTCCAATCAGCTAAAGTTGAGGCCTtatttagttcgcgaaaatatTTGGATTTTGACACTGTAGTAATtttcgttattatttgacaattaatgttcaattattgactaattagacttaaaaaattcgtctcgtgctaatcagttagactgtggaattagttatttttttccaaCTACATtgaatgctccatgcatgtgttcaaaaattcgatgtgaggggttttgagaactaaacgggGCGTGAATGTTAAATTTTAGCATATATTAGATCAGTCTCAATAAGATTTCTTTGATAGTTTCATTACATTAAATTCAATATTAcgtcatcaattttgctgatatgGCGAGGAGAGATAATGAGAGAGTTTCATAAGATGAGAGAGGGGTTTTATTCTATGAAACTCGACCGGCATAGTTATTTAGTTCTTAGTCTTGATAATATGCTATGAAACTGTGTATTGAAACTGGACTTAGTACTCATACACTTGCAAAAGTTTTTAAATCTTGGCTAAAGTTAGTCCACTCCATTAGCAGCCTCAATTAGATGAGCTAGTACTAAAGTTTAGCAGCTACACCCATTGACACTTGGATCCAATCGGAACATAAAACTAACAAGATAAAACGACAGTTAATGAAATATGAAGTAGATATGCAGATATTATCAGCTCAGAAGAATAAGTTTGAAAACACGGAGATAAGATAGCGGCCACTAATCCTAAGCGCAAAAGGTAACTCAACGTGTCATATATTTAACTACCCAAATGTAATTATCATGCTAAGCATTGAATCATGACATTCTTGTTCGCATTCATAaaaattttgtacttcatttgaATGCATTTGAATCTAATCTTCAATTGTTGATACATTTGAAACTCATGCTTTGACAAGCAACTTGCATTTTCATATGTAACTTATGTTGGGAATTATTTTAATAAAATACTATTTTGAGAAATTTGAATTTAGGtgattttttctgaattttaggTAACCATCTTGAAGCCAAATAGCTCAgccaaaaatttgaaaatagcaTTCCAAGAAGAATTTTCATTTCAAATCTATAATAGCTTTTATACCAATTCCAAGCAAAATGGGTCGCTCAGCATAAAAATTGGTGGATTTTTTGGAGGCTTGGAAGATTAGTTTTGAAGATTGGAGCAAAGAAAGAAGTTTTAAATCTCCATGTTACATGACTTTGTTCTTTATGATGTCTGCTCCTTTGCCGTAGACTGTTCGGAAGAAGCACCTGTGTGTGTCGTGGCCGCCTCTGCAGGGAAGTGGTGCCACGTAACCCCACCATGTGTCCACGCCCCACCCAACCCCACCTCCACCagcgcctcctcccctcccaaTAGCCTCCCTTCACACTGaagcctcttcttcctccttgctcTCTCCCCCAACCAAACTATGGAGAAAGAACTCACTTTCTCTCATCAAATTCACCACATACTCCTCGGAGTTTGACGGAGAACCAGTCAAGGACGACATCGACAAGCTCCTCCACCATCTTGACCATCTCTTCCTTGTCGGAGACTTAGGAGAAGGCCATTCCCAagcttctccttcaccttcaCCTCTCAATAATTTTTTAAACGCATTGTGGTGTTCACTACTACcttacaaaatttgaaattaaaattcaactatTGTATGgagaaaaaaagacaaattgtattacCGGATGAATGAAGTAAatgacatagtttagggggttatttagGTTTAGCTATACTTAAAGGGAGAGTAAATTGGACTTCTTCCTTATCTAAAGTGGTTACACATTTCTTACTTTCTTACAAGTTTGAGCTTTTACTTGCTGCCATGCACTTATGGAAGAATTTACATGGTGACCTGGATAAAAAATTGAACTAATCATATTTTGATTCAGCATTCAGCTGGTAATAACGTAACATGACCTGCTGTTTGTAACGGGATCCTGTTTTTGCTACTTTGTGGTTGGCCAATTGCTTGTATTCTTTTTTGAGATTATGGCCAATTGCTTGTAAGAACTGTACATCTTCGCTATTGACCATTTTGTGTGGGCTGGGAggtaatttttttagattatacAGTACAACTCTGATATTTTTAACACACGTATACTTATTCTTATAAACACACATACACAAATTCTACTCTTTGAAAATTGAACTAGCAAATTCTTAAAATTGACGAAGTCAGATACGCGGGCAGGGTACGAGCgctgccactgcatgtgtgctCTTTTTTTTAGGGGTACCACGTGGGCTCATTTGGGTTTGGGCTGCTTGGGAAACGCAGCCAGCAGCACGGCTCATTTGTGTTACTGGGCTGCTAGTCTCCCATCACGCGTTTGTGTCCTTGGAATGGGCCGCATACATTTGCTGGGCTGGCTGAAGAGAAGTACATTACCGTGAAAAAACAGCAGCTCCGATCATACTATGCTTGAAGCCTGAAGCTTCgtctcaaataaaaaaaaagagaaaagatgcttGATGCTTCACTCTTCTGCAGATCGGGAAGGTCTCATGTGCCGTTCCGTTTTTGTTTTCCCAAGACTAGCTTGTAAGCAAGCACATGTCAACTGAAGATACGTACCTGCACCGACAAACTAAAATATTAGTAGTTCTTCTAATacttattttttagaaaaaaatagaataatTAGTGAAGAGCCCAATAAGATTCTCTGGTGATCATAAAGTGTAAGCATCAACGCATGCACGGTGTTAGGGCTAGTTTAGACGGCAGGTCAATATCCGATTGAGCTGTCTAGCTAACAATCTAATTAATTCCACAAGAACTCAGACGCAACGTCGTCGAAGGTCGCAAGCTAGGTAAAAATGTGAACTTCAGGGTTCGTTCTCAAGTAATACAGGCAACAAAATCAATTACTCTCTAAACATATATGGGTGCATCAATTAAGAAACTCTCATTTAGAGTCATGTGGTTGCATTGCTTCATCATCGACTTGCTAAATCGAACCCTTTATTTGCTTAACTGTGTCACACAACAGACTGGGACTAATCTTTTAGAATGTACTCCATACTTAAAGTTGGTCAACTTGCTAGCTCCTTTTGAGCCAGAAGTTTTAGTCAGATGCAAGCTTTTTACGACTACACTAGtcctttttccaaaaaaaaaaaactgcgtAGTGCAGAACATGGGGGGCAAGTGTATACTACTTCTTCGCACTCCTTTAGACAAAAGACAAGCCACATCTTCGTTTCTCTCGATGCATATAATATAGTAGATTATGTATGCAACAATGCGATCTTGATCAGTCGCGTCTTAATAACTTGCATGTCGTGCTCATTTGATTGAGATGGGGGTAGCTTGTGATCTGAAAAAAGTTTACATCAAGATCATGCATTATTGGTAGCTAGGAGGGCCATGTGAATATGGGCTGGCATCTACTTGACGTGTGTTCTAAATTTTCATCCAGGTTGCATGTACAGCAAGCAGGCATCACAATGCATTTCCCGTTTCCAGTTTAGTGGCATTCATTGGTAGGCCGATCCTATGGCATATATAATGATCTTTTTGTTCATTTTTAATTTAATTTCAATGCATTACAATCTATTTTTTGGATGCAGTACACACGGTACTATGAGAGTTGATTCTTAGGATGCACTCTACTAgtgtttgatttgatttttgTTTGGGTCCACATTGCACTTTTTAGGAGGCAAGTACACTAAAGATTAGGCAACCTAATAGTTTATACTAGAATGAATTGCGAACTTCCTTTTTACAAATAGTCAAACCTGGCATTTGGACGGAAAAAATACGGCagcattttcttttcttgtcaCTTTTCTGACAACGAAATCATGGCGAGTTAGCCGAGGGACATATCAGTTTGAATTGAatagggaaaaggaaaaaaaatgaaataaagcAAAGTGGAGTGACTTGTCTGTATATATAAGTCCCGTCCGGTCCCTGGGCAGAGATCTGGGAGTTGCAAGAAATAACTGCAAACCGGAAGGGCGAAAAGGGGAGATCAATAGGGGGGCAACGGAAACGAGCTCCACGCACAACACCACACCACACCGCGCTCCTCTGACGAGACGAGGCGGCAACAGACCACCATacccgccggcgcggcgcccaCCCAAATCGCAGATCAAAGCAccacgccggccggccagccggaGGGATCCATTGCTTCCGAGCAATCGAGAGGCCCGGCGTCGCAGGTAAATAGGTAATCCCTCCCTCTCACCCCCTTCGCGATTCCCTCCTCTGCTCTTCTTTCCCCTTTCCTGGGTCGTTTCTGGGTGCGAGCAAGCCcccacctttttttttctctctctcgtgCGTGTGTGGGTgccccgccggcctccgccgtccgcgcggcgcggccgtagCCACGGCTCATCTCTGAATCCGAGGTGCTGCTGCGGCAATGGAGTGGGGAGGACGAGCTACACACGGGCGGAGGTACTAGCAAGCTGCGGCGAGAGGCGAAGGTGAGCGACAAGGCCGGCTGTAAAGCGTGAGTGCGCGCTTTGTCCTGCACGCCCGGGGCAGTACGGCACcacgccaccaccaccggctGCCTGTTGTGCTCTTCGTACTCACCAATCCTTGCACAGACATGTCGCGTCTTGATCGCGAATCGTTATCTGCCTGTCTGTCTGATAGGTACCATGCCCCCCTGCTTGTGCCGTGGTAGCGTCTTGCTTTGGGTGCCTACTTCTCCTGCCTGCCTGGTGGTTGTTTGACACAATGCCTACGTAGCAGATGCTCTTTTGAGTTAGAGGCGAGTGCTGATTCTACCTGATGGAGTGTTAGTCCTGCTCCATACTTCTTGTGATGCAGAGAATGCACACGTGACACAACTCAGGCAATTGTTTACCTGTATCGTGAACCAACATTGCCTGTGAAAACTATAGAGAATCATTCGCATCGTTGTGCAATCACTTGAACTTTGCTGGAAATCTCAGGCCCAGGCATAACCTGCACCACTTCCCACTTGTAAAAACTGTATTGCtctacatacatacatatatttaTGCTTACTGGGTGAATTGCTCTTCTGGTTAATCACTTTGCCTTGTGCAGTTCATACTTGTATTCCTGGATCTGATGGTGTCGGTCTCTTGGAGACTCTAATTCAGCAAGCATTGAATTGAATCCGTGGAAGTGGAGATGACTTCCCTGAAGAAATCCGACAAGAAGGCTGTCCTTGACTTTGCAGCATGGAGTTTCAATGTTACTACATCCGTTGGAATCATCATGGTCAACAAAGCTTTAATGGCTAAGCATGGATTCAGTTTCGGTATGTCTGTGCCTAACTGAGCATTTATTTTTAATATATCAGACTATCATCTTCGGACTCTAGTCCTTGTATCTGTGGCTACTGTGTGGTATAATCTTGTGCCACATTTTGTTATGTGTTTATCAGACTTCAAACTGAATGCTGTATGCATATTTTCTATTTTGAATAACAAACCAGTATTGTCCTGATTGTTCTTTTTTCCTGAACAAAGTAATGGTATTTCTTTTCTTGTGGACTTCATACGTTTTCATTAGGCATTGCACATTTGGAAAACTTGAAAACATcttataaaaattatttttagtagTTTTAACAGTACCACTGAAAGTTTCCTACCTAAATTTTATTTGAAGGAAAAGGATTTGTACTTCAATTCGAATGATGCATACTCTTCTGTAATAAAATCTTGGTTGCAAATGACAATGTAAACCAAAGCTTTCACCTCATTTGCTTTCTTAACTATTGAAGAATAGTTCTATAAAATGCCCTGACTATTGGGCGCTTCTGCTGAACCTGAAACCAACACTCTTCTAGACTTCCTTGGTGTAATTGGTAATGTGTCTGTTGAGCTTTTATGGCCTTAACAGAAGTAATAGGAACATGCTAACGTTTTATAATTTCCTACTGAAAATTAGGTAGTCATGTGTTCTACGATATTTCTGTACCTTCTCAACAAACTGTACATAGGAATTCTGATATATCTCCTGCCATTTCATtaa comes from Panicum virgatum strain AP13 chromosome 4K, P.virgatum_v5, whole genome shotgun sequence and encodes:
- the LOC120704753 gene encoding probable protein phosphatase 2C 56 isoform X2 gives rise to the protein MARATALRGLVGIAAAGGRRVRSCGQRWDAGWRGFRAGPSGGRAAAAGPRRSSPSRSSAASAARQAGSLRGVAAAAGRKGWVSGGFESEDGKVTCGYSSYIGRRPTMEDCYAIKLTKVDGQPVNLFGVFDGHGGNLAAEYLKDNLFQNLMKQPDFLTDTKLAISRTFLETDGDILETISSSFRDDGSTALAAVLIGKRLYVANVGDSRAVASKASKAVPLSKDHKPNRKDERKRIEDAGGVVIWDDTWRVGGILAMSRAFGNRMLKEYVIAEPDIQEEDVNSDLEYLILATDGLWDVVRNEDAVALLKAEDGPQAAAVKLTEIAYSRHSADNITCVVVQFHHNK
- the LOC120704732 gene encoding DEAD-box ATP-dependent RNA helicase 31 isoform X2, translating into MRRHHHLLALLRRAAASTSAASQRADPLLHLNHAPPRNGAAGLFSPRLFSSRGRSVAGAAKSLVEDEAHLSDWISDLKTDSFHLGVSSSDEGDAPSTRRAPAGASRGGRGGRDSRGSFSRSRFGGGEFGGGRRGGFERRGRVMSSDLDDDEDDSGFGSTRGRRGRGGRSSGLVMRGGRGNGFDDEAGFRSPRGQRGRGGRGSGMARRGERYSDLDDGDAAAGFGPSRGRQGRGGRMSGFSQRRGRGSDGSEEDDDDGFGCSDRMQHRGGRKGGRAESVGPRQGGKRSDLGVSRRAGRYSDLDDNYDDHDIGFESSRGRRGRGGRMSGVSQRRGRESDLDDDGDDDVVGFGDSGARGVKKFDFGLSEDDDDEMGEVDEDDDPSGFEDDLIDDEGGKESGSFKLDKEEAVKHKSIVGTSTGGGDSYLSQKRFDECPLSPLTLRGVKAAGYERMTAVQEATLPIILQGKDVLAKARTGTGKTVAFLLPAIEVVSKLPPADRDQKRPPISVVVVCPTRELADQAAAEANKLLKFHPSIGVQLVIGGTRMALEQKRMHTNPCQILVATPGRLRDHMENTPGFATRLMGVKVLILDEADRLLDMGFRSDIEKIVAALPKQRQTLLFSATVPDEVRQVCHIAMKRDLEFVNTVQEGSEETHSQVKQMHLIAPLDKQFSILYGLLTDHISENVDYKVIVFCTTAKVTSLVAELLSELKLNVREIHSRKPQSYRTRISKEFKESKGLILVSSDVSARGVDYPNVTLVVQLGVPTDREQYIHRLGRTGRKGNEGAGVLLLAPWEEYFLRSIKDLPITEATQPLIDLDTKKKEKPSWRL
- the LOC120704753 gene encoding probable protein phosphatase 2C 56 isoform X1; this translates as MARATALRGLVGIAAAGGRRVRSCGQRWDAGWRGFRAGPSGGRAAAAGPRRSSPSRSSAASAARQAGSLRGVAAAAGRKGWVSGGFESEDGKVTCGYSSYIGRRPTMEDCYAIKLTKVDGQPVNLFGVFDGHGGNLAAEYLKDNLFQNLMKQPDFLTDTKLAISRTFLETDGDILETISSSFRDDGSTALAAVLIGKRLYVANVGDSRAVASKASKGKVAARKKRPKPVPLSKDHKPNRKDERKRIEDAGGVVIWDDTWRVGGILAMSRAFGNRMLKEYVIAEPDIQEEDVNSDLEYLILATDGLWDVVRNEDAVALLKAEDGPQAAAVKLTEIAYSRHSADNITCVVVQFHHNK